The Kribbella shirazensis genomic interval CGCTCCGGCAGCACTTCGTCGACGGCCTCGCCGAGCGCGAGCCGACGACCGGGCTGAACGACCATCCGCAGGTCGTTGCCTACTACAAGCTCGTGTTCTCGACGCCGGCGCTGGCCACCAGGCTGCGCGAGTTCATGGACGACGACGAGCGGGCGCTCGCGGAGGTCCTGGGCGGCGACCTGGCCGCGGAGTTGTTGTCGGCACAGTTGCTCTCGACGCGGCGGATCCTCGCCTACCGCAACTGGCTGGCGATCTCCGGCGGCCTCTCCGCCGACGACCGCCACCCGACCGCACTCGCCGAGGCCGAGGCGGCGTTCGAACGTCTAAGGTGAGCGTGTGACGGATGTGAGCAGGCGGGTGCTGGTGCTGAACGGGCCGAATCTTGGGCGGCTGGGGTCGCGGGAGCCGGAGAAGTACGGTTCGACGACGTTCGCCGAGCTGGTCGGCGTGTGCGAGAAGGCGGGCGCCGACCTCGGCCTGGAGGTCGAAGTACGGCAGACCGACGACGAGGCCGAGTTGGTCGGCTGGCTGCACGAGGCAGCCGACGGCCGGATCCCCGTCGTGCTGAACCCGGCCGCGTTCACCCACTACTCGTACTCGCTGCGCGACGCGATCGCGCAGCGGACCGCGCCGTTGATCGAGATCCACCTCACCAACCCCGCCACCCGCGAGGAGTTCCGGCACACCAGCGTCGTCGCCGGGGTGGCCACCGGGACCATCGCCGGCTTCGGCCTGGACTCGTACCGTCTCGCGTTGCGCGCACTGACGAACCTGGATTCATAACCAAAGTGCCCTTTCGGGCATCAGGTGAGTGTGAGCAGCTTTCGGAACACTCAATGCTCTTGGGGGGCACGTATGACGACGCAGCCTGTTCCGGTCTGGGTGAAGGCGCTTGATCCGCTGTCGCAGTTCGGGCTGGACCACGCGCTCGGGCAGCGGCCGGAGGTCGCGCTGATCACCGACGCGGACCTGGCGACACTGCCCGCGCGGCCGGCCGGCCCGCCGGTGGTCGCGTTGATCGCGGTCGATGCGCTGGACGCCGGAGCGGTCCAGGTCCTGCGGTCCGCGACGCAGCGAGGGTGCCGCCGGATCGCGCTGATCGGCAGCACGATCGACGACGACGCGCTGATGGCCGCTGTGGAGCTGAGGGTCGCCGGCGTACTGCGCCGTACCGAGGCCACACCTGATCGCATCGTGCATCTGGTGCTGGCGGCTGCCGCTGGTGAAGGCAGCCTGCCTCCGGATCTGCTGGGCCGGCTGCTCGGCCAGGTGCCACGTCCTCAGCGACGGCTGCGCGCGACCCGCAGCGGCTTGTCCGAGCGCGAGACGCAGGTTCTGCGGCTGGTTGCCGACGGCAAGGACACGCAGGAGATCGCGCGTGAGTTGTCATACTC includes:
- a CDS encoding helix-turn-helix transcriptional regulator; this encodes MTTQPVPVWVKALDPLSQFGLDHALGQRPEVALITDADLATLPARPAGPPVVALIAVDALDAGAVQVLRSATQRGCRRIALIGSTIDDDALMAAVELRVAGVLRRTEATPDRIVHLVLAAAAGEGSLPPDLLGRLLGQVPRPQRRLRATRSGLSERETQVLRLVADGKDTQEIARELSYSERTVKNVLHDVTSRLQLRNRSHAVAYALREGLI
- a CDS encoding TetR family transcriptional regulator, translating into MAGLRERKKQQTHDALSQAAIALFLEHGFDAVPVAGIAAAADVSKPTLFKYFPSKEDLVMHRIADHRREAARVVRSSSAEPVEALRQHFVDGLAEREPTTGLNDHPQVVAYYKLVFSTPALATRLREFMDDDERALAEVLGGDLAAELLSAQLLSTRRILAYRNWLAISGGLSADDRHPTALAEAEAAFERLR
- the aroQ gene encoding type II 3-dehydroquinate dehydratase; the protein is MSRRVLVLNGPNLGRLGSREPEKYGSTTFAELVGVCEKAGADLGLEVEVRQTDDEAELVGWLHEAADGRIPVVLNPAAFTHYSYSLRDAIAQRTAPLIEIHLTNPATREEFRHTSVVAGVATGTIAGFGLDSYRLALRALTNLDS